The following proteins come from a genomic window of Mammaliicoccus sp. Marseille-Q6498:
- the queD gene encoding 6-carboxytetrahydropterin synthase QueD, which produces MLQQIYPSVQHPYSFELNKDFNFSSAHYIPFEEAGKCKNVHGHTYFVNLTIAGDELDKMGFLVNFSELKTLIHKRYDHRLLNDFEEFKDNSPSTEQVAQTIYNIVQEALDKRDNQPKCVQVFVRETPTSYVVYRPKNQGDHNA; this is translated from the coding sequence ATGTTACAACAAATATACCCAAGTGTTCAGCATCCTTATTCATTCGAACTAAACAAAGACTTCAACTTTTCTAGCGCGCACTATATTCCATTTGAAGAAGCTGGAAAATGCAAAAACGTTCACGGACATACTTATTTTGTTAACTTAACAATTGCTGGTGACGAATTAGATAAAATGGGCTTTTTAGTCAACTTTAGTGAACTTAAAACATTAATCCATAAACGTTATGATCATCGTTTGTTAAATGATTTTGAAGAGTTTAAAGATAATAGCCCTTCAACAGAACAAGTTGCGCAAACAATTTATAATATCGTTCAAGAAGCTTTAGATAAACGTGATAATCAACCAAAATGCGTTCAAGTATTTGTTAGAGAAACACCTACAAGTTATGTCGTATACAGACCTAAAAATCAAGGTGACCATAATGCCTAA
- a CDS encoding bifunctional anthranilate synthase component I family protein/class IV aminotransferase, whose amino-acid sequence MKAHIQFKYISDEDNEEKIDLKFEDPTYYRTAHNINEVQSLVEQAERFQREGYFVILTLPYESAQAFDASLKVHENVTHFGSLQAYKEPVLKFANQHEKENYAEQIEWHETKNDMELKNDIKTIQEEITLGNTYQVNYTTRLKAKSILYPYAYFQLLTYESNGDYQAFIESDEETIISVSPELFFQTGPHSHLEHCIITKPMKGTIGRSNNPEEDDHNFKTLQNSNKDKAENVMIVDLLRNDLSKISKVGTVDTIHLFMIEKYKTVYQMTSTVRSEIENDMTLFKILQALFPCGSITGAPKEATMKIINKLEAEQRGIYCGTIGLLMPDGRRVFNVPIRTVQNTNEGATYGVGAGITIDSNPEAEINEFKMKAKILDSREVHLIETMRLEAGVVKRRNEHTNRISKSAAELNINFDIDEWNGILDRVSEKYTSGTFKLRTELTQAGEIKPEVKELAANPQALTAKMMQTQSVPSVYTTNKTSARRQFDHNHETNVVLYYNEDNEITEFDIGNVVIKSNDAYFTPPFEGQILNGCMRQSLLKSRTVIEQSIQKDELIKGIKRNELELYMVNSLREWVKIDLKL is encoded by the coding sequence TTGAAAGCACATATTCAATTTAAATACATTTCTGATGAAGATAACGAAGAAAAAATAGATTTGAAATTTGAAGATCCTACATATTATAGAACGGCACATAATATAAATGAAGTGCAATCATTGGTTGAGCAAGCAGAACGTTTTCAGCGAGAAGGCTATTTTGTCATATTGACGTTACCATATGAAAGCGCACAAGCTTTTGATGCATCATTAAAAGTTCACGAAAATGTAACTCATTTCGGATCACTGCAAGCGTATAAAGAACCTGTCTTGAAATTTGCCAATCAACATGAAAAAGAAAACTATGCAGAGCAAATCGAATGGCATGAAACAAAAAACGACATGGAATTGAAAAATGATATTAAAACGATTCAAGAAGAAATTACACTTGGCAACACATACCAAGTGAACTACACAACAAGATTAAAAGCTAAAAGCATTCTATATCCTTATGCATATTTTCAATTATTAACTTACGAATCTAACGGAGATTATCAAGCTTTTATAGAAAGCGATGAAGAAACGATTATTTCTGTTTCGCCTGAGTTGTTCTTTCAAACAGGGCCGCATAGTCATTTAGAACATTGTATTATAACAAAACCAATGAAAGGCACGATTGGAAGAAGCAATAATCCAGAAGAAGATGACCATAACTTTAAAACTTTACAGAACTCAAATAAAGACAAAGCTGAAAACGTCATGATAGTGGATTTATTAAGAAATGATTTAAGCAAAATTTCAAAAGTAGGGACAGTCGATACAATTCATTTATTTATGATTGAAAAATATAAAACAGTTTATCAAATGACGAGTACTGTCCGTAGTGAAATTGAAAACGATATGACGCTTTTTAAAATTTTACAAGCGCTATTTCCATGCGGATCAATAACTGGTGCACCTAAAGAAGCGACGATGAAAATAATTAATAAGCTTGAAGCAGAACAAAGAGGCATTTATTGTGGAACAATTGGTTTATTAATGCCAGACGGAAGAAGGGTATTTAACGTACCAATTCGAACAGTTCAAAATACAAATGAAGGCGCGACTTATGGCGTAGGTGCGGGTATTACAATTGATTCCAATCCAGAAGCTGAAATTAATGAGTTTAAAATGAAAGCTAAAATACTCGACAGTCGAGAAGTACATTTAATAGAAACAATGCGACTAGAAGCGGGCGTTGTTAAGAGAAGAAATGAACATACAAATAGAATTTCAAAAAGTGCTGCAGAATTAAATATAAATTTTGATATTGATGAATGGAATGGTATATTAGACCGAGTTTCTGAAAAATATACTTCGGGGACGTTTAAACTTAGAACGGAGTTAACACAAGCTGGTGAAATAAAACCAGAAGTGAAAGAACTAGCTGCAAATCCACAAGCTTTAACAGCTAAAATGATGCAAACGCAGTCGGTGCCTTCAGTTTATACAACAAATAAGACAAGTGCTCGAAGACAATTTGATCATAACCATGAAACAAATGTTGTATTGTATTATAATGAAGATAATGAAATAACAGAATTTGATATTGGGAATGTTGTCATTAAAAGTAATGACGCTTATTTCACGCCACCCTTTGAAGGACAAATATTGAATGGGTGCATGCGTCAATCGTTATTAAAAAGTAGAACTGTAATAGAACAAAGTATTCAAAAAGATGAATTGATTAAAGGCATTAAACGAAATGAACTTGAACTATATATGGTGAATAGTTTAAGGGAATGGGTTAAAATTGATTTAAAATTATGA
- the queE gene encoding 7-carboxy-7-deazaguanine synthase QueE, which yields MPKIPVLEIFGPTIQGEGSVIGRKTMFVRTSGCDYRCSWCDSSFTWDGSAKDDIQLLEPEEVISKLDELAPNKYQHVTISGGNPALIKNIGPLVEALNKRNIQTALETQGSKYQEWMTLIDDLTISPKPPSSGMKPNLPILDDVISKCVPDSLSLKVVIFDETDYNFAKDIHARYPNIPFYLQVGNPYLDDSVSNHTEKLLEKYEQLIDKVMNDTLNDIYVLPQLHTLLWSNKKGV from the coding sequence ATGCCTAAAATACCAGTACTTGAAATATTCGGTCCAACCATTCAAGGTGAAGGCTCAGTAATCGGTAGAAAAACAATGTTTGTGAGAACAAGCGGTTGTGACTACCGATGTAGTTGGTGTGACTCAAGCTTTACATGGGATGGTTCAGCTAAAGATGATATTCAACTGTTAGAACCAGAAGAAGTCATTTCTAAACTCGATGAACTTGCACCAAACAAATATCAACACGTTACAATATCTGGTGGTAACCCTGCTTTAATTAAAAATATTGGCCCACTTGTCGAAGCATTAAATAAGAGAAACATTCAAACAGCATTAGAAACACAAGGATCTAAATACCAAGAATGGATGACACTTATAGACGACTTAACAATTAGTCCTAAGCCACCAAGTTCAGGCATGAAACCAAACTTGCCAATACTTGATGATGTGATTTCAAAATGTGTACCAGACAGTCTCTCATTAAAAGTCGTCATTTTCGATGAAACAGACTATAACTTCGCAAAAGATATACACGCAAGATATCCAAATATCCCATTCTATTTACAAGTTGGAAATCCATACTTAGACGACAGCGTCTCAAACCATACAGAGAAACTATTAGAAAAATACGAACAACTTATAGATAAAGTCATGAACGACACATTAAATGATATATACGTCCTACCACAACTTCATACATTGCTTTGGAGTAATAAAAAAGGCGTATAA
- a CDS encoding aminodeoxychorismate/anthranilate synthase component II, which produces MIIMIDNHDSFTFNIIEYLKIITKNEAIKIFKTEQVTTDKIEKLNPSMIIISPGPGHPDDYEQLKNCIKHIHKDVPILGICLGFQLLISTFGGHVIKGERPVHGHTAHIQHDGIGMFKGLPQPLQVTRYHSLIADKLSIPEDFVITAYTEDNIPMAIRHKTLPIEAVQYHPESILSEYGLEQLANFLMKVGVEVESTYSI; this is translated from the coding sequence ATGATTATAATGATAGATAACCATGACTCATTTACATTTAATATAATTGAATATTTGAAGATCATAACTAAAAATGAAGCAATCAAAATATTTAAAACAGAACAAGTAACAACTGACAAGATTGAAAAATTAAATCCAAGCATGATTATAATTTCGCCTGGACCTGGACATCCAGATGATTATGAACAATTGAAAAATTGTATTAAACATATTCATAAAGATGTGCCAATATTAGGTATTTGTTTAGGATTTCAATTACTTATTTCAACGTTCGGTGGACACGTAATAAAAGGAGAACGACCTGTACATGGACACACTGCTCACATTCAACATGATGGTATCGGCATGTTTAAAGGTTTACCACAGCCATTGCAAGTGACAAGATATCATTCTTTAATTGCAGATAAACTATCTATACCAGAAGATTTTGTAATTACAGCTTATACAGAAGATAATATACCAATGGCAATTAGACATAAAACACTGCCTATTGAAGCTGTACAGTATCATCCAGAATCTATTTTAAGTGAGTACGGTTTGGAGCAATTGGCGAATTTTTTAATGAAAGTAGGTGTAGAAGTTGAAAGCACATATTCAATTTAA
- the queC gene encoding 7-cyano-7-deazaguanine synthase QueC, producing MSETLKNEKALVVFSGGQDSTTCMFYAKEHFKEIELVTFQYGQRHDLEIKVAENIAKEQGLKHHVLDMSLLSQLSPNALTDHNMKIEDNEDGIPNTFVPARNLLFLSFAGALAYQIGAKHIITGVCETDFSGYPDCRDSFIKSMNLSLNLSMDKDFVIHTPLMWLNKKETWALSDQLGALDYVREKTLTCYNGVMSDGCGECPACKLRQQGLDQYLESKGSL from the coding sequence ATGTCAGAAACATTAAAAAACGAAAAAGCGCTCGTTGTATTTAGCGGTGGACAAGATAGTACAACATGTATGTTTTACGCAAAAGAACATTTTAAAGAAATTGAACTTGTCACATTTCAATATGGGCAAAGACATGATTTAGAAATTAAAGTAGCAGAAAACATTGCTAAAGAACAAGGTTTAAAACATCACGTATTAGATATGTCTTTACTTTCACAACTTTCCCCTAATGCTTTAACCGACCACAATATGAAAATTGAAGATAACGAAGATGGTATTCCAAATACTTTTGTTCCAGCAAGAAATTTATTATTCTTATCTTTCGCTGGCGCACTTGCATATCAAATTGGAGCTAAACATATTATTACAGGTGTTTGCGAAACTGATTTTAGTGGGTATCCAGATTGTAGAGATAGTTTCATTAAATCTATGAATTTATCGCTCAATTTATCTATGGATAAAGATTTCGTCATCCACACACCGCTTATGTGGTTAAATAAAAAAGAAACATGGGCTTTAAGCGATCAACTCGGAGCATTAGATTACGTTCGTGAAAAAACACTGACATGTTATAACGGTGTCATGAGTGATGGTTGTGGTGAATGTCCTGCTTGTAAATTAAGACAACAAGGTTTAGATCAATATCTAGAATCGAAAGGAAGTTTATAA
- a CDS encoding carboxyltransferase domain-containing protein, whose product MRIYPKGDSALTAMSDREPSRQLTHEINEFRKEILNQNMPYIDEVIPSENSLMVVYHPYNMMMNYNISEPYKYMTKLIEEIIYMKKQDLVDREVLKEAIEIEVIVGGIHGPDFNKLTDLTDEEQRQILESRTYFVSMIGHTPGCPYLSGLSHRLHSGDVGYKQYIPKGSICIEKDKLFITTTDTNGYWPVIGWTNEVIFDKKESKCKLNFGDDVILKIVNHLSEESGGYKPCQ is encoded by the coding sequence ATGCGAATTTATCCTAAAGGTGATTCAGCACTTACAGCAATGAGTGATCGTGAACCTTCTAGACAATTAACGCATGAAATTAATGAATTTAGAAAAGAAATATTAAATCAAAATATGCCATATATCGATGAAGTCATTCCGAGTGAAAATAGCTTAATGGTCGTTTATCATCCATATAATATGATGATGAACTATAATATTTCAGAGCCGTATAAATATATGACGAAGTTAATTGAAGAAATAATTTATATGAAGAAACAAGATTTAGTAGATAGAGAAGTGCTTAAAGAGGCTATAGAAATTGAAGTTATCGTTGGTGGTATTCATGGACCTGACTTTAATAAGTTAACGGACTTAACTGATGAAGAACAAAGACAAATACTTGAATCGAGAACATATTTCGTCTCAATGATTGGTCACACGCCGGGATGTCCATATTTATCAGGGTTAAGTCATAGATTGCACTCAGGAGATGTTGGTTATAAACAATATATTCCTAAAGGCTCTATATGTATTGAAAAGGATAAATTATTTATTACAACAACAGATACAAATGGATATTGGCCTGTAATTGGTTGGACGAACGAAGTTATTTTCGATAAAAAAGAGAGTAAATGTAAATTGAACTTTGGCGATGATGTTATTTTGAAGATTGTAAATCATTTATCTGAAGAGAGTGGAGGGTATAAACCATGTCAGTAA